A region of Toxorhynchites rutilus septentrionalis strain SRP chromosome 1, ASM2978413v1, whole genome shotgun sequence DNA encodes the following proteins:
- the LOC129761856 gene encoding protein obstructor-E-like gives MNKFVAVCLLLVASAHAQQFKCPSKDGQYPDPSQCDKFYECYDGRATDKLCPDGLVFDPTIRKINKCDQPFNVDCGDRVELQQPRGNTLCPRRNGFFAHPDPAVCNVFYNCIEGEANEISCTAGLHFDEYSGTCVWPNDAGRQGCNPGANKKLKDGFTCPKEQKTDDAGQTVAHPKYAHPTDCQRFYVCLNGVEPRDLGCQAGEVYNEETERCDAPENVPGCEDWYKDSDEKKH, from the exons ACGCCCAACAGTTCAAATGCCCCAGCAAAGATGGCCAGTATCCGGATCCATCCCAGTGTGATAAATTCTACGAATGCTACGATGGTCGTGCGACCGATAAATTGTGTCCCGATGGTCTGGTATTTGACCCCACAATTAGGAAGATAAACAAGTGCGATCAACCCTTCAATGTAGACTGTGGCGATCGCGTTGAGCTTC AGCAACCAAGAGGCAACACACTGTGCCCACGCAGGAACGGATTCTTTGCCCATCCGGATCCGGCTGTTTGCAACGTTTTCTACAACTGTATCGAAGGGGAGGCCAATGAAATTTCCTGCACTGCTGGTCTTCATTTTGATGAGTACTCTGGCACCTGTGTGTGGCCAAACGATGCCGGTCGTCAAGGATGCAATCCTGGAGCAAACA AAAAATTGAAAGACGGATTCACTTGCCCAAAAGAGCAAAAGACTGATGATGCTGGCCAAACTGTTGCCCATCCTAAATACGCTCACCCAACCGATTGCCAGCGATTCTATGTTTGCCTCAACGGTGTTGAGCCACGTGATTTGGGTTGCCAGGCTGGTGAAGTGTACAATGAAGAAACCGAGCGATGCGACGCTCCCGAAAACGTTCCTGGATG CGAGGACTGGTATAAGGATAGTGACGAGAAGAAACATTAG